From one Paenibacillus terrae HPL-003 genomic stretch:
- a CDS encoding bifunctional metallophosphatase/5'-nucleotidase, whose protein sequence is MEMTTQQTLTILHTNDIHSHFGSMPSIAAMINERRAASGDGLLVLDMGDHMDRMAPETEGTLGGANVDVINLTGYDAITIGNNEGLTFTPDILEQAYAGIHCPVVCGNIRESATGMKPLWMTDALVLDKSGVKVGLLGVTAPFGEFYQLLGWDALDPFEVLGEQIPSLRKQVDVLVVMSHLGLPSDKKLASQFPEIDVILGGHTHHVLEEPLWIGSTALCGAGKYGTLLGEVTLSRNSIHEPFQVTSGGVVPVDHTLLDEKVASAIVLHRRQAERAMKSMVAVTDRKLEIAYDRESPFGNLLAQSVSHFTGTAISLVNAGQLLGPLPQGDISKGMLHSLCPSPINACVMKLWGRDIRLALEQSLLPEFADKKITGFGFRGKVLGTMCVEGLEIQYDPARAPYDKVTDIRVAGLLLEEDEQYTVGTLDMFTFRAGYEMLANGTELRFMLPEFLRDLIEMELKRPGAMEECFAARWLQVSKQSGED, encoded by the coding sequence ATGGAGATGACGACTCAGCAAACGTTAACCATTTTGCATACCAATGATATACATAGTCATTTTGGCAGTATGCCTTCGATAGCCGCGATGATTAATGAACGAAGAGCCGCATCAGGAGATGGGCTGCTTGTGCTGGATATGGGAGACCACATGGACCGGATGGCCCCCGAAACGGAAGGAACGCTGGGTGGGGCGAATGTGGATGTGATCAATTTGACGGGGTACGATGCGATTACGATTGGTAACAACGAGGGTCTGACTTTTACCCCGGATATTCTTGAACAGGCATATGCGGGAATTCACTGCCCGGTTGTATGCGGCAATATTAGGGAAAGTGCCACAGGGATGAAGCCCTTGTGGATGACGGATGCGCTCGTTTTGGACAAGTCGGGGGTTAAGGTAGGCTTGCTTGGAGTGACGGCTCCTTTCGGCGAGTTCTATCAATTGCTGGGATGGGATGCACTCGATCCGTTTGAGGTATTGGGCGAGCAAATTCCGTCCCTGAGAAAGCAGGTCGATGTGCTGGTTGTGATGTCGCATTTGGGTTTACCTTCGGATAAGAAACTGGCATCGCAGTTTCCGGAGATCGACGTGATTCTTGGAGGCCATACCCATCACGTGCTGGAGGAACCGCTGTGGATCGGGAGCACAGCTCTATGTGGGGCTGGTAAGTATGGAACGCTGCTGGGTGAAGTGACACTAAGCCGCAACAGTATTCATGAGCCGTTTCAGGTTACGTCAGGCGGCGTAGTTCCTGTAGATCATACACTGCTGGACGAAAAGGTGGCATCCGCCATTGTACTGCATCGCAGACAGGCAGAGCGTGCCATGAAGAGTATGGTGGCAGTGACGGATCGGAAACTGGAGATTGCATATGATCGGGAGTCTCCTTTTGGAAATTTGCTGGCACAATCAGTGTCACATTTTACGGGAACCGCTATTTCTCTTGTGAATGCGGGCCAACTGCTTGGCCCTTTACCTCAAGGTGATATCAGCAAAGGAATGCTGCATTCCTTATGCCCTTCGCCGATTAATGCCTGTGTCATGAAGCTGTGGGGAAGAGACATCCGGCTGGCGCTGGAGCAGTCCTTGCTGCCGGAATTTGCCGACAAGAAAATAACGGGATTTGGCTTTAGAGGTAAAGTGCTTGGTACGATGTGTGTGGAAGGTCTGGAGATTCAATATGACCCGGCTCGCGCTCCTTATGATAAAGTGACGGATATACGTGTAGCGGGTCTTTTATTGGAAGAAGACGAGCAATATACGGTAGGCACGTTGGATATGTTCACTTTCAGAGCAGGTTATGAAATGCTTGCGAACGGAACGGAACTCCGATTTATGCTTCCAGAATTTTTGCGGGATTTGATTGAAATGGAGTTGAAGCGTCCGGGCGCGATGGAAGAGTGTTTTGCAGCTAGGTGGCTTCAGGTATCAAAACAATCGGGAGAGGATTAA
- a CDS encoding HD-GYP domain-containing protein has product MQLGGFRYQNNRERIKLRLVPVTLLRAGMKLGKKIYNENGMVLLSEGVELTSRLIERLGQVGIGYVYIEDAVTEDIVIPEMIHEQTRKMALQEIKKQFQGLSSYSVDHKHQYFGKSFYKVMESILDDIGGSQDAIIMLMDIGAADQDLYHHSLNVCLYSLVLGISNGYNNSQLMELGIGSLLHDIGKMKISPQVLYKPGKLTDEEYEHMKMHTVIGYKLLKDEPGIPLLSAHCALQHHERIDGSGYPNGWKKDQIHEYAKWIGLADSYDAMTASRIYKQALLPYEAMEVLYAGAGTLYEQRMLEAFRDCVAIYPLGLSVMLNTGEEGVVVRIHSKIPQRPVIRIVRDRDGQELKAPYDVDLSVSLSVMITNTLGATASPFGGTHVD; this is encoded by the coding sequence TTGCAGCTAGGTGGCTTCAGGTATCAAAACAATCGGGAGAGGATTAAGCTGCGACTGGTACCTGTTACATTATTGAGAGCCGGCATGAAGCTGGGCAAAAAAATATACAATGAAAATGGAATGGTGCTGCTCTCGGAGGGTGTTGAGCTTACTTCGCGATTGATTGAACGTCTAGGCCAAGTCGGAATTGGATATGTATACATTGAGGATGCGGTGACAGAAGATATCGTAATTCCCGAAATGATCCATGAACAGACGAGGAAGATGGCGCTACAGGAGATCAAGAAGCAGTTTCAGGGCCTGTCATCCTATTCCGTAGATCATAAGCACCAATACTTTGGCAAGTCATTTTACAAGGTGATGGAGTCCATTCTGGACGATATTGGAGGCAGTCAGGACGCCATCATTATGCTGATGGATATCGGGGCGGCAGATCAGGATCTGTATCATCATTCATTGAACGTATGTCTGTATTCGCTTGTACTGGGAATATCCAATGGCTACAATAACAGCCAGCTCATGGAGCTGGGTATAGGTTCACTACTGCACGATATTGGTAAAATGAAAATTTCACCTCAAGTGCTCTATAAGCCGGGCAAATTGACGGACGAGGAATATGAGCACATGAAAATGCACACGGTGATCGGCTACAAGCTGCTTAAAGACGAACCGGGGATTCCCCTGCTGTCAGCTCACTGTGCATTACAGCATCATGAACGTATCGACGGCAGCGGATATCCAAACGGCTGGAAGAAGGACCAAATCCACGAATACGCCAAATGGATCGGTCTGGCAGACTCGTACGACGCGATGACAGCAAGCCGAATATACAAGCAGGCATTGTTGCCCTATGAAGCAATGGAGGTGCTGTATGCCGGTGCGGGCACGCTGTATGAGCAACGGATGCTGGAGGCATTCCGCGATTGTGTAGCTATATACCCGCTGGGGCTCTCCGTGATGCTCAATACAGGGGAAGAAGGGGTTGTGGTGCGCATACACTCCAAAATCCCGCAAAGGCCCGTTATTCGCATTGTGAGGGATCGAGACGGACAGGAACTGAAAGCGCCCTACGATGTGGATCTGTCCGTATCTCTTTCGGTGATGATTACCAATACACTGGGTGCTACGGCTTCCCCTTTTGGAGGAACACATGTGGATTAG
- the yfkAB gene encoding radical SAM/CxCxxxxC motif protein YfkAB, translated as MTVLQNNTLPQISPAYDPWDPIVSLRTHGRHLLTSVEMTVTHLCNMRCEHCAVGDMLVMKEAPFLPLDLMLKRLDEVEHLETISMTGGEPALLDKTVDEVIVPLLKYAKERGIRSQINSNLTLDIRRYEKMLPYLDVMHISFNYLDADDFYEVGFANTGRPTPRAGAVRLYEKMVENARKLSEMGMFISAESMINYRTHTKLDGIHQLINEMGCRRHEVHPMYASNFASTLPVLSLDDMRNSIHKLLDVRNQDMWMLFGTLPFFACSDREEDRKLLRRLRQEPNITVRNDPDGRNRVNVNMFTGSVYVTDFADIPAFGNIQERGLDDIFGEWLNEHPLNQTVNCHCDAAACCGPNLLVADMYYKGVDFKSRKALQL; from the coding sequence ATGACAGTTCTACAAAACAACACACTTCCACAAATATCGCCAGCGTATGATCCTTGGGACCCGATTGTCTCGCTGCGTACACATGGCCGTCACTTGCTGACAAGTGTGGAAATGACCGTGACGCACCTGTGCAATATGCGCTGTGAGCACTGCGCTGTGGGCGACATGCTTGTTATGAAGGAGGCTCCCTTCCTTCCATTAGATCTGATGCTGAAACGACTGGATGAAGTCGAGCATTTGGAGACGATCAGTATGACAGGCGGAGAACCCGCCTTGCTCGATAAAACGGTGGACGAAGTGATCGTTCCGCTGCTGAAATATGCCAAAGAGCGTGGCATTCGCTCGCAAATCAACTCCAACCTGACATTGGATATCCGTAGATATGAGAAGATGCTTCCATATCTGGATGTCATGCATATATCGTTTAATTATTTGGATGCCGACGATTTTTACGAAGTGGGTTTTGCAAATACCGGACGTCCGACTCCACGTGCGGGGGCTGTTCGCCTTTATGAGAAAATGGTGGAAAACGCCCGCAAGTTGAGCGAAATGGGGATGTTCATTTCTGCCGAATCCATGATTAATTACCGCACACACACGAAGCTGGACGGTATTCATCAGTTAATTAATGAAATGGGATGCCGACGGCATGAGGTTCATCCGATGTATGCATCGAATTTTGCCTCTACCTTGCCTGTCCTTTCTCTCGACGATATGCGCAACTCCATTCATAAGCTGCTGGATGTGCGTAATCAGGATATGTGGATGCTGTTTGGTACGTTGCCGTTCTTTGCCTGCTCGGACCGGGAAGAAGACCGCAAGTTGCTTCGCCGTCTGCGCCAGGAACCGAATATTACGGTGCGTAATGATCCGGACGGAAGAAACCGCGTAAATGTGAATATGTTCACGGGCAGTGTATATGTGACGGATTTCGCAGACATTCCGGCTTTCGGAAATATTCAGGAGCGCGGGCTGGACGATATTTTCGGTGAATGGCTGAATGAGCATCCGTTGAATCAGACCGTGAACTGTCATTGTGATGCCGCTGCCTGCTGCGGACCGAATCTGCTCGTAGCGGATATGTATTACAAGGGAGTCGATTTTAAATCCAGAAAAGCATTACAATTATAG
- a CDS encoding hemolysin family protein yields MEGHTEFHWGLLTVNLLLVLLLVFLNGVFVAAEFSLVKMRQSRLTQLQSEGHRMAGYALKVNQKLDAYLSATQLGITLASLGLGWIGEPAISGYLIEPLMHKLGVTDGTLITTVSVVVGFCVITFLHIVLGELAPKSLAIQKTEGVALFLSAPLLLFYKVFLPVIWVLNAAANLLLRAFGIQPASEAEAAHSEEEIRILMNQSAKSGVIDKDEIKLMDNIFDFSDLLAREIMLPRTDMDCLYTNLSFKENLKIISDTKHSRYPVAVEDKDQIIGFVHITDLLLAEQGEQLDLASVVRPILNVPESMEVSHVLRLMQKKHSQMTLVVDEYGGTAGLLTAEEILEEIVGDLYDEFEDERPSVEIKDNLISVDGRMLIEDVNDLTGVNIEDDEVDSIGGWLFKELEGSPVKGKKIEFYNLTFEVEEATRLRIMRVRIHRKPDPMIEDELSTDES; encoded by the coding sequence TTGGAAGGTCATACCGAGTTTCATTGGGGATTGCTAACAGTGAATCTTCTTTTGGTACTGCTGCTCGTCTTTCTGAATGGTGTATTTGTGGCGGCGGAATTTTCGCTGGTCAAAATGCGCCAATCCCGATTGACGCAGCTCCAAAGTGAGGGGCACCGTATGGCAGGCTATGCACTAAAGGTGAACCAGAAGCTGGATGCTTATCTGTCCGCCACCCAATTAGGCATTACGCTGGCTTCATTGGGCTTGGGCTGGATTGGTGAACCAGCAATATCCGGCTACCTGATCGAGCCACTCATGCACAAACTCGGTGTAACTGACGGTACACTGATTACAACGGTATCCGTTGTCGTCGGATTTTGCGTGATTACCTTTTTGCATATTGTATTGGGTGAGCTGGCTCCAAAGTCTTTGGCGATCCAGAAAACCGAAGGTGTGGCATTGTTTTTATCCGCTCCTTTGCTACTTTTTTACAAGGTATTTCTGCCCGTCATCTGGGTGTTGAATGCCGCGGCGAATTTGTTATTACGGGCGTTTGGCATCCAGCCTGCGAGTGAAGCAGAAGCGGCGCATTCGGAGGAAGAGATTCGTATCTTGATGAATCAGAGCGCCAAAAGCGGTGTTATTGATAAGGACGAAATCAAGCTGATGGACAATATTTTTGATTTTTCCGATTTGCTGGCCCGTGAAATTATGCTTCCTCGTACGGATATGGACTGCTTGTATACGAATTTATCGTTTAAGGAAAATCTGAAAATCATCAGTGATACCAAGCATTCTCGCTACCCGGTAGCGGTTGAGGATAAGGACCAGATTATCGGCTTTGTTCATATTACCGATCTTCTATTGGCTGAGCAGGGCGAGCAACTGGATCTGGCCTCGGTGGTGCGTCCTATTTTGAATGTGCCAGAATCCATGGAAGTGAGTCATGTGCTGCGTCTTATGCAGAAAAAGCATTCCCAGATGACTCTTGTGGTCGATGAGTACGGCGGAACGGCTGGGCTGCTGACAGCGGAGGAAATATTGGAGGAAATCGTCGGGGATCTCTACGATGAATTTGAGGATGAACGTCCGAGCGTGGAGATTAAGGATAATCTCATTTCGGTGGACGGCCGTATGCTCATTGAGGATGTCAATGATCTGACCGGGGTGAACATTGAAGACGACGAAGTGGATTCCATCGGGGGCTGGCTGTTTAAAGAGCTGGAAGGCAGCCCGGTAAAGGGGAAAAAGATTGAGTTTTATAACCTGACCTTTGAGGTGGAGGAAGCGACGAGGCTTCGTATTATGAGAGTGAGGATTCACCGCAAGCCCGACCCTATGATCGAAGATGAACTTTCCACCGATGAGTCCTGA
- a CDS encoding spore coat associated protein CotJA encodes MKFPQQGEFAPFVGPFDPCPPVLCKTFVLPPNLFVQFQPPGLPQFSPEEALRKGTLWPLLYSPYGSRRNQGGGE; translated from the coding sequence GTGAAATTTCCACAGCAAGGTGAGTTTGCCCCGTTTGTCGGTCCGTTCGATCCGTGCCCGCCCGTTTTGTGCAAAACCTTTGTGCTTCCACCGAACCTGTTTGTACAATTCCAGCCCCCAGGTCTGCCTCAATTCAGTCCAGAAGAGGCGTTGAGGAAGGGAACGTTATGGCCCTTGTTATATAGCCCTTATGGGTCTAGGAGAAACCAGGGGGGAGGCGAGTAA
- a CDS encoding spore coat protein CotJB — translation MEYPNQGQAQNQLQNRNQYENQQLNHTEGYNENDRNPSQGYAPQCKPVDAQFYALLEKLQTVDFVLVELNLYLNTHPDDLQAIEQFNKLTQERTAIANEYQFLYGPLQNFGRAYSKYPWEWSQSPWPWQV, via the coding sequence ATGGAGTATCCAAATCAGGGTCAGGCCCAAAACCAGCTTCAGAATCGAAATCAGTATGAGAATCAGCAGCTAAACCATACTGAGGGCTACAATGAGAACGACAGAAACCCATCTCAGGGCTATGCGCCCCAGTGCAAGCCGGTTGATGCACAGTTTTATGCGCTGCTGGAGAAGCTTCAAACGGTGGATTTTGTGTTGGTAGAGCTGAATTTGTATCTCAATACGCACCCGGATGATTTACAGGCTATCGAGCAGTTCAACAAGCTCACACAGGAAAGAACTGCGATTGCCAATGAGTATCAGTTTCTATACGGACCTCTGCAAAATTTTGGCCGTGCTTATTCCAAGTATCCTTGGGAATGGAGCCAATCCCCTTGGCCGTGGCAGGTATAG
- a CDS encoding manganese catalase family protein, whose translation MWVYEKKLQYPVRVSKCDPHMAKLLMEQYGGADGELAAALRYLNQRYTIPDKVIGVLNDIGTEEFAHLEMIATMIYKLTKDASVEQMKAAGLGEYYAAHDHALYYQSAGGVPFTATYFQAKGDPIADLYEDIAAEEKARATYQWLIDLTDDVDLQDSLKFLREREIIHSLRFHESVEILKGERDRKKVF comes from the coding sequence ATGTGGGTATATGAGAAGAAGCTGCAATATCCCGTACGTGTCAGCAAATGTGATCCTCACATGGCCAAGTTGCTCATGGAGCAGTATGGCGGAGCGGATGGCGAGCTGGCCGCAGCTTTGCGTTATCTGAATCAGCGTTATACAATTCCCGATAAGGTCATCGGTGTACTCAATGATATCGGCACGGAGGAATTTGCGCACCTCGAAATGATTGCGACTATGATTTACAAGCTGACCAAGGATGCGAGTGTAGAGCAAATGAAGGCAGCCGGGCTGGGGGAATATTATGCGGCGCATGATCATGCGCTGTATTACCAGAGTGCGGGCGGAGTTCCTTTTACAGCGACCTATTTTCAAGCCAAGGGCGATCCAATCGCGGATTTGTATGAGGATATTGCGGCAGAGGAAAAGGCGAGAGCTACATATCAGTGGCTGATTGATTTGACAGATGATGTGGATTTGCAGGATAGTCTGAAGTTTTTGCGTGAACGCGAAATCATCCATTCGCTCCGTTTCCACGAGTCTGTGGAAATTTTGAAGGGGGAACGAGACCGGAAGAAAGTATTTTAA
- a CDS encoding glycosyltransferase family 2 protein, producing the protein MVTVSLCMIVKNEEEALHTCLKSVHDLVDEIIIVDTGSTDRTQEVAASFDARIYDFEWCDDFSAARNYAFDQATQDYQFWLDADDILEEQDRRAFLDWKKQATLSYDSITMDYVLSVDGQGQPLHKLKRNRIVRRDRNYRWIGFVHEFLNVIGSTFHSNMAVTHKKTRAYTDRNLHIYLKHREQGTVFSERDHYYFANELYDNGRTVEAIQQYEHYLSLNQGWIEDRIAACFKLADCYGHQGQKQEQRMALLRTLSLDTPRAQFCCAFGNLLIEAEQYTQAIYWFSQATLIEPPQDAMALTNSSYYTWLPHLQLCLCYDRIGDIDKAKLHHRMSQLHHPTHPSILYNEKYFAQLQQG; encoded by the coding sequence ATGGTAACCGTCAGCTTATGTATGATTGTCAAAAATGAAGAAGAAGCACTTCATACCTGCCTGAAATCAGTCCATGATCTGGTGGATGAAATAATTATCGTCGATACTGGCTCTACCGACCGCACTCAAGAGGTGGCTGCATCGTTCGATGCCCGGATATACGATTTTGAATGGTGCGATGATTTTTCCGCAGCTCGCAACTATGCATTTGATCAGGCAACACAGGACTATCAATTTTGGCTGGATGCCGACGACATACTGGAAGAGCAAGACCGACGGGCATTTCTCGACTGGAAAAAGCAAGCCACCCTCTCATATGACAGCATTACAATGGATTATGTACTATCCGTGGATGGACAGGGACAGCCGCTGCATAAGCTCAAAAGAAACCGGATTGTCCGCCGGGACCGTAATTATAGATGGATCGGTTTTGTACACGAATTCCTGAATGTGATAGGAAGCACCTTTCACAGCAATATGGCGGTGACCCATAAAAAAACACGCGCTTACACCGATCGAAATTTGCACATATACCTCAAGCACCGGGAGCAGGGCACCGTATTTTCTGAACGAGATCACTACTACTTTGCTAATGAACTGTATGACAACGGACGGACGGTAGAAGCCATACAGCAGTACGAGCACTATTTAAGTCTGAATCAGGGATGGATTGAGGACCGGATTGCTGCTTGCTTTAAGCTTGCGGATTGTTACGGACACCAAGGTCAAAAACAGGAGCAACGTATGGCCCTGCTACGCACGCTTAGTCTGGACACACCACGCGCCCAGTTCTGCTGTGCCTTTGGCAATTTGTTGATTGAAGCGGAACAGTATACTCAAGCCATTTATTGGTTTAGTCAGGCTACATTGATCGAACCACCACAAGATGCGATGGCCTTAACCAATTCGTCCTATTACACCTGGCTTCCGCACTTGCAATTATGTCTGTGTTACGACCGGATTGGTGACATCGATAAAGCAAAGCTGCATCACCGTATGTCCCAGTTGCACCATCCGACTCATCCGAGCATTTTATATAATGAAAAATATTTTGCACAGCTACAACAGGGATGA